The genomic segment AGAATATAGTACAAATTTAAAACTTCTAAATATTGATGTTTTAGATGAACAAAATACAAAAAAAGTTGCACATGAGGCTTTTAATAACTTTAATGGTTTAGATATCTGTTTTTATAATGCTGCTATTTATGAATCAATGAGTTATGAGCAATGGAATATAGAAAACTTTGAATCGATGATAAATAGTAATTATTTGGGAGTAATTAGAGTATTAAAGCCAATAATTAGCCACTTGGAAAATCAATTAAATATATCAAGAGTTGTTTTAAATTGTAGTTTAGCAAGTTATTTTGGTTTGCCTTATGGTGGAGCTTATAGTGCTTCAAAAGCAGCTTTATTAAACTTTGCACAGTCAATCCAGCCTGAATTAAAAAGAAAAAATATCTATCTTCAAGTTATAAACCATGGATTTGTAAGAAGCAGACTTACTGCTAAAAATGATTTTAAGATGCCACAAATTATGGAAGCAGATTTTGCTGCTAAAAAAATATTTGATGAGCTTAATAAATCTTATAGATTTGAGATAACTTTTCCAAGATTTTTATCAAACTTTTTAAAGTTCTTATCTTTTTTACCATATACAATTAGTCTAAAAATTACAAGTAAATTTCTAAAATAATGAAAAATAGTACACTATTGTTTTATGGTATTTTAGGAATTCCAATTGCTTTTTTGGGATTTCCTTTGTATATTTATTTACCGCCTTTTTATGTTCAGCATATTGGTTTAAATATCGGGCTTGTAGGAGCTCTTTTGTTAATTGCAAGATTGATTGATATGATTGCAGACCCATTTATAGGAAGATTTTGTGATATTTATAGCTCAAAATTCAAGATTATTTTAATATCATCTCTTTTTTTAACTCTTGGTCTATTTTTTCTAATAAAACCAATATCTAATAGCTACTTTTATCTATTTATTTTTTCTATAATTACATATATCTCCTACAGTTTTGTATTGATTCCATATTTAAGTTTAAATGCAATTTTAGGTAAAAATGAACTTGATAATACAAAACTTGCTTTTTCAAGAGAGATTTTTATAATATTTGGTGTTTTACTTTCACTTTTACTTCCCTATCTTTTTTTAGTATCTAATGATTCAAAAAAGAGTTTAGAGCTATTACTTTATTTTGTTTTGATTGTTTTTCCTATAGTTTTGATACTTTTTTATAATAAGCTAAAATTTTTGGAGATTAAAAACAAAAATATATCTCATAATAACTTTTTTAAGTCTTTAAAAAATCTATTTAAAAAATATCCAAATCAAAAAAAACTTTTTTTATCATTTTTGTTTAATAATTTAGCAAATGCACTTCCAGCAACTCTATTCTTATTTTTTGTTAAGTATATTTTGGTTTTAGAGCAGCATACTGGTTTATTTTTAATAATCTATTTTTTAAGTGCAATTTTTGCTTTTCCTATTTGGATAAAAATTTCAAAAAAGATATCAAAAAAATCAACTTGGATTTTGTCAATTTTTATTGCTATTAGTGCATTTATTTTTGTCCCTTTTTTAAATGAGGGTGACTTTATAACTTTTTCTATAATTTGTATAGTTACGGGAGCTTGCCTTGGTTCTGATATGGCAATTCCATCATCAATTCAAGCAGATGTTGCAAATTTTATAAAAAAGCAAGAGGATTTAACTTCTGTTTTATTTGGTTTTTGGGCTATGCTTACAAAACTTTCACTTGCTTTAGCACTTGCAATATCATTTATAACTTTGGAGTTTACAGGCTTTGATAAAGAAGATATAAACCAATACTCAATCGTTGCTATTATCTTTTTATACTCTACTCTTCCAATAATTTTTAAGATTTGTGCAATATTTTTTTTAAATAGATATGAAATGACAAAATAAATATACAGAATTATATTTATTTATAATAAATTTACATATTATAATTACTCAAATATTTTTATTATGAGCAGAGATTCTAGTATTTATAAAATAAAAGATTGATATCTTAAAATTAACTTTTACAAAACTTCATCAAAAAGGAATATATAGATGAGAATAGCGGTTTTAGGAGCTGGAATTAGTGGGCTTGGAAGTGCTTATATTTTAAGCAAAAAGCATGATGTTGATTTGTATGAAAAAGAGAATAGATTAGGTGGACATGCAAGAACTACTATAGTTCAACAAGATGATAACTTTTTTGGAGTTGATACTGGATTTTTAGTATTTAATTATGCAACTTATCCGCTTTTAACAAAGCTATTTAAAGAGCTTGATGTAAAAATAGAGAACTCTGATATGAGTTTTGCATTTTGGGATATAAATAAAAATATAGCTTATAATGGTTCATCTTTAAAAGGGATATTTGCTCAAAAAAGAAACCTATTTTCGTTTACTCACTATAAAATGATAAGTGATATTTTATCTTTTAATAAGAAAGCAAATAGAGATTTAATGATTGAATCAAAAGATTTAGATAAAACTTTAGGTGAGTATATAAAAGATTATTCATACGCTTTTAAAAATAGATATCTTCTTCCAATGGGAGCTTCAATTTGGTCAACTCCAAGTGAAGAGATGAATAATTTTCCAGCAAGAACATTTTTAAACTTTTTTAAAAATCATGGACTTTTAGGAGTTTCATCACATCATCAGTGGCTCACTGTTTCAAATGGGAGTATAAATTATGTTGAAAAGATAAAAGATAAAATTTCTGGAAAAATATTTTTAAATTCTGATGTTATAAAGATAAAAAGAGTTAAAAATGGTGTATATTTAATACATAAAGATGGTAGGAAAACTTTTTATGATAAGGTAGTTTTAGCTATGCATGCACCTGAAGCTTTAGAGATTTTAGAAGATGCATCACCCAAAGAAGTAGAGATTTTAAGTGCTTTTAAATATAAAGAAAATAGAGCTGTTTTACATAGTGATAATAATATCCTGCATCCAAATAGAAAAATGTATGCAGCATGGAACTATACTAGTTCAAATCTAGAGAATAAAGCTGTTACTTTAACTTATTGGATAAATGCTTTACAAAATTTAAAAACAAAAAAAGATTATTTTGTATCTTTAAATGAGACAAAAAGTATAAAAAATGTGATTGAAAATATCTCATATGAGCATCCTCAATTTGATTTAAAAGCAATTTTGATGCAAAGTAGAAAAGATGAGATATGTGGAGTTAATAACACCTATTATGCAGGAGCATATTGGAGATATGGATTTCATGAAGATGGACTTTTAAGTGCTACAAAAGTTGCTTCTAAACTTATGAGTGAGTTTTAAATGATAAATAAAAAATCAAATCACAATATTTTTGAAGGAACAATTTATCATAAAAGATATCTTCCAAAAAAATATGATTTTAAATACAATTTTTACCTTCTTGATATTGATGTTTTTGATTTAAAAAGTTTAAAAAATAAGATTTTTTCTATAAATAGATTTAATTTAATGAGTTTAAAAAGTGTTGATCACTTTGGAAGCAGTTCGGATTTTTTAACAAATATAGAGGAACTTTTAAAGAAATTTGATTTAAAAGCTACTTCAAAAATGAGATTTTTAACACTTCCACGAGTTTTAAATTTTGTTTTTAATCCAATTAGTGTTTTGGTCTTATTTGATGAACAAAATCTTCCAACTCATATTTTAGCTGAAGTTCATAACTACAATAGCGGTCGTATTGTTTATTGTGTAAAACTTGAAAAAAGGAATAACTCATATTTTGGAGTTGTAAAAAAAGATATGTATGTTTCACCTTTTTTTGAGTGCGAGGGAGTTTATGAGTTTGAGCTAAAATATGATGAGAATAAACTTTTTATTAAAATAGATTTATATGAAGACAAAGAGCATAAATTAACAGCAATTTTTAACTCAAAATCAAAGCCATATAGTTTTAAAAATATATTAAAAATATTTGTAAGATATATATTTAGCACTTTTTTAGTAGTAAGTAGAACATTTTATCATGCTTTTAGGCTTTATTTAAAGGGTTTGAAAATCTATACTCCAAGAGATAATGACAAAATAAAAAGGTATTAAAGATGAAAAAATTATGGAATAAATTTGGGGATAATCTATTTTCAAAGATTAAAATAGGAACTTTGGAAGTTATTTATAAAGATAAAACAGTAAAACTTTATGGTGAAAAAAAACTTGAAGATAAAATCACTTTAGAAATATACAATAATAGATTTTTCACAAGAACAGTTCTTTATGGAGATATTGGTTTTTGTGAAAGTTTCATAGATAAAGATTTTGAAACATCAAATCTAACAAAACTAATAGAACTTGCTCTTTTAAATTCAAAATATCTTGGAACTACAAGTGAAAATGAGAAAAGAAAACTTATAAACT from the Aliarcobacter cryaerophilus ATCC 43158 genome contains:
- a CDS encoding SDR family NAD(P)-dependent oxidoreductase; translated protein: MEKKVWIIGCSGAIGFELVKLWLKSGFKVVASSRNVENSEQFLNLKSEYSTNLKLLNIDVLDEQNTKKVAHEAFNNFNGLDICFYNAAIYESMSYEQWNIENFESMINSNYLGVIRVLKPIISHLENQLNISRVVLNCSLASYFGLPYGGAYSASKAALLNFAQSIQPELKRKNIYLQVINHGFVRSRLTAKNDFKMPQIMEADFAAKKIFDELNKSYRFEITFPRFLSNFLKFLSFLPYTISLKITSKFLK
- a CDS encoding MFS transporter is translated as MKNSTLLFYGILGIPIAFLGFPLYIYLPPFYVQHIGLNIGLVGALLLIARLIDMIADPFIGRFCDIYSSKFKIILISSLFLTLGLFFLIKPISNSYFYLFIFSIITYISYSFVLIPYLSLNAILGKNELDNTKLAFSREIFIIFGVLLSLLLPYLFLVSNDSKKSLELLLYFVLIVFPIVLILFYNKLKFLEIKNKNISHNNFFKSLKNLFKKYPNQKKLFLSFLFNNLANALPATLFLFFVKYILVLEQHTGLFLIIYFLSAIFAFPIWIKISKKISKKSTWILSIFIAISAFIFVPFLNEGDFITFSIICIVTGACLGSDMAIPSSIQADVANFIKKQEDLTSVLFGFWAMLTKLSLALALAISFITLEFTGFDKEDINQYSIVAIIFLYSTLPIIFKICAIFFLNRYEMTK
- a CDS encoding NAD(P)/FAD-dependent oxidoreductase: MRIAVLGAGISGLGSAYILSKKHDVDLYEKENRLGGHARTTIVQQDDNFFGVDTGFLVFNYATYPLLTKLFKELDVKIENSDMSFAFWDINKNIAYNGSSLKGIFAQKRNLFSFTHYKMISDILSFNKKANRDLMIESKDLDKTLGEYIKDYSYAFKNRYLLPMGASIWSTPSEEMNNFPARTFLNFFKNHGLLGVSSHHQWLTVSNGSINYVEKIKDKISGKIFLNSDVIKIKRVKNGVYLIHKDGRKTFYDKVVLAMHAPEALEILEDASPKEVEILSAFKYKENRAVLHSDNNILHPNRKMYAAWNYTSSNLENKAVTLTYWINALQNLKTKKDYFVSLNETKSIKNVIENISYEHPQFDLKAILMQSRKDEICGVNNTYYAGAYWRYGFHEDGLLSATKVASKLMSEF
- a CDS encoding DUF1365 domain-containing protein, whose protein sequence is MINKKSNHNIFEGTIYHKRYLPKKYDFKYNFYLLDIDVFDLKSLKNKIFSINRFNLMSLKSVDHFGSSSDFLTNIEELLKKFDLKATSKMRFLTLPRVLNFVFNPISVLVLFDEQNLPTHILAEVHNYNSGRIVYCVKLEKRNNSYFGVVKKDMYVSPFFECEGVYEFELKYDENKLFIKIDLYEDKEHKLTAIFNSKSKPYSFKNILKIFVRYIFSTFLVVSRTFYHAFRLYLKGLKIYTPRDNDKIKRY